In Sporosarcina psychrophila, a genomic segment contains:
- the cyoE gene encoding heme o synthase, giving the protein MTKVMDPSWEKVNEKTVSKEKNLSTLFADLKSLFKAIVLISNVLPVLTGFWLALYFTNGTFLANWDVFLLTISGSTLVMAGALILNNWYDVDIDTVMERTKNRPTVTGNFTLKFVFRLGIILSVVGLVLLAFTTIEAAVYAFIGWFTYVILYTMWSKRRYTLNTVIGSVSGAVTPLIGWAAIAPGYHIVPIVLTLILFIWQMPHTFAIAMKKVEEYSLAKVAMLPVVHGFNFTKRQMVIYVACLLPLPFFLGSLGTVFVIIASLMNIGWLIATIAGFFTKNDMKWAHLMFMCSVNYVAILFTLMILVTLPAFN; this is encoded by the coding sequence ATGACTAAAGTAATGGATCCTTCTTGGGAGAAGGTTAATGAAAAAACTGTTTCGAAAGAAAAAAATCTTTCTACGCTATTCGCAGATCTTAAATCTTTATTTAAGGCGATAGTCTTAATCTCTAATGTGCTACCTGTCCTTACTGGATTTTGGTTAGCACTCTATTTTACGAATGGAACTTTTTTAGCAAACTGGGATGTATTTTTGTTGACGATTTCAGGCAGTACACTTGTTATGGCTGGGGCACTTATCTTGAATAACTGGTACGACGTCGATATTGATACAGTGATGGAGCGGACCAAAAACCGTCCGACAGTTACTGGAAACTTTACACTTAAGTTTGTCTTTAGATTAGGAATCATATTATCTGTAGTAGGTTTAGTACTTCTAGCTTTTACAACAATTGAAGCGGCTGTCTACGCATTTATTGGATGGTTTACGTATGTTATTTTGTACACAATGTGGTCAAAACGTAGATATACGCTAAATACAGTCATTGGCAGTGTATCAGGTGCGGTGACACCTTTAATTGGATGGGCTGCAATTGCACCTGGTTATCATATCGTGCCAATCGTACTGACGCTTATCCTATTCATTTGGCAAATGCCGCATACGTTTGCTATTGCCATGAAGAAAGTGGAAGAATACAGTTTGGCAAAAGTGGCGATGCTTCCAGTCGTTCACGGGTTTAATTTTACAAAGCGGCAAATGGTTATCTATGTCGCATGCTTACTGCCATTACCATTCTTTTTAGGATCGCTTGGTACAGTATTTGTTATTATTGCCTCGTTGATGAACATTGGGTGGTTAATTGCGACTATCGCCGGATTTTTCACGAAAAACGATATGAAGTGGGCACATCTGATGTTCATGTGTTCGGTGAATTATGTAGCTATCCTGTTTACACTGATGATTCTTGTTACATTGCCAGCATTTAATTAA
- a CDS encoding catalase: protein MTEKDNNKKLTTAAGAPVVDNQNSMTAGPRGPILLQDVWLLEKLAHFDREVIPERRMHAKGSAAYGSFTVTHDISQYTKAKIFSEIGKKTDMFVRFSTVAGERGGADAERDIRGFSMRYYTEEGNWDLVGNNTPVFFFRDPMQFPDLNHAVKRDPRTNMRSANNNWDFWTSLPEALHQVTIVMSDRGLPNSYRNMHGFGSHTFSMINADNKRVWVKFHMRSQQGIENLTDQEAEAVVGKDRESHQRDLYDNIENGNFPKWKMYIQVMTEEQANNMPYNPFDLTKVWYKKDFPLIEVGEWELNRNPDNYFAEVEQAAFTPANVVPGISFSPDKMLQGRLFSYGDAQRYRLGVNHHQIPVNQPKCPVHSFHRDGAMRVDGNMGSTLHYEPNSYGEWKEQPKYKDPALDLFGAADQWNFREDDDNYFEQPGKLFNLMSIEQQQVLFENTGRNMNGVEKHIQLRHIVHCYKADPAYGQGVADALGVSWHEVEAAVGSED, encoded by the coding sequence ATGACAGAAAAAGACAATAATAAAAAATTAACAACTGCTGCTGGTGCTCCAGTTGTGGATAATCAAAACTCAATGACTGCTGGGCCTAGAGGGCCAATACTATTACAAGATGTTTGGCTATTGGAGAAGCTCGCGCATTTTGATCGCGAGGTTATTCCTGAACGGCGTATGCATGCAAAAGGATCTGCTGCGTATGGTTCATTTACCGTAACACATGATATTTCACAGTATACAAAAGCAAAAATCTTCTCTGAAATTGGTAAGAAAACAGATATGTTCGTTCGTTTCTCAACAGTAGCCGGTGAACGTGGTGGTGCTGACGCAGAACGCGATATTCGCGGATTTTCAATGAGATATTATACAGAAGAAGGTAACTGGGACCTTGTCGGAAATAACACACCTGTGTTCTTCTTTAGAGACCCAATGCAATTCCCAGACTTGAACCATGCTGTTAAGCGTGATCCACGTACAAATATGCGTAGCGCCAATAACAACTGGGACTTCTGGACATCACTACCTGAGGCACTTCACCAAGTAACAATTGTTATGAGTGACCGCGGACTTCCAAATTCGTACAGAAATATGCATGGTTTCGGAAGCCATACCTTTAGTATGATCAACGCTGACAACAAACGTGTTTGGGTGAAATTCCATATGCGTTCACAGCAAGGCATTGAAAACTTAACTGACCAAGAAGCCGAGGCAGTTGTTGGGAAAGACCGTGAAAGCCATCAACGCGATCTATATGACAATATCGAAAATGGGAACTTCCCGAAATGGAAAATGTACATCCAAGTAATGACAGAAGAACAAGCCAACAATATGCCTTACAACCCGTTTGATTTGACAAAAGTATGGTATAAAAAAGACTTCCCTCTTATTGAAGTTGGCGAATGGGAATTAAACCGAAATCCTGATAACTATTTTGCAGAAGTAGAGCAAGCTGCTTTTACACCCGCAAACGTTGTACCAGGTATCAGTTTCTCTCCGGACAAAATGCTACAAGGTCGTCTCTTCTCCTATGGAGATGCACAGCGTTACCGTTTAGGCGTGAACCATCACCAAATTCCGGTCAACCAACCGAAATGCCCAGTTCATAGTTTCCACCGTGACGGCGCGATGAGAGTCGATGGCAATATGGGTAGCACACTTCATTATGAGCCGAACAGCTATGGTGAGTGGAAAGAACAACCAAAATATAAAGATCCAGCACTAGATCTTTTCGGTGCAGCAGACCAATGGAATTTCAGAGAAGATGACGATAATTACTTTGAGCAACCAGGTAAACTCTTCAACTTAATGAGCATAGAACAACAACAAGTTTTGTTCGAAAATACGGGTCGTAATATGAATGGCGTTGAGAAACATATTCAGCTTCGTCATATTGTTCACTGTTACAAAGCGGACCCTGCTTATGGTCAAGGTGTAGCAGATGCACTTGGTGTTTCTTGGCACGAGGTGGAAGCAGCTGTTGGTTCTGAAGATTAA
- the mnmH gene encoding tRNA 2-selenouridine(34) synthase MnmH has protein sequence MFRDLMLEDIFTLQEKGPHTFIDVRSPKEFNEATIPGSINIPVFDDEERAEIGTLYKHNGQEVAMERGLEVFSEKLPDFIRAFKLIKTPMTVFCWRGGMRSKTAATVLDLMGIHTTRLSGGIRSYRQWIVHELEKENFPPNFIVLNGYTGTGKTEILKRLANNGYPVIDFEHIAGHRGSIFGQIGLEPSNQKKFDSLLVRELERFKTEQYVFIEGESRRIGKVSLPQFIYEKKEIGMQIVIHLPLEERVKIVLADYEPWNNPERFKEAFQLIKKRLHTPIAKEIETHLENGEFAWVVELLLEHYYDPRYKHSGYQNTDIQKVDIDAKNIEDAFQKVLHTIEREQLRLGVIASEF, from the coding sequence ATGTTTCGAGATCTGATGTTGGAAGATATATTTACATTGCAAGAAAAAGGCCCACATACATTCATTGATGTCCGTTCTCCTAAAGAGTTTAATGAGGCGACGATTCCTGGAAGCATTAACATTCCTGTCTTTGATGATGAGGAACGCGCGGAAATCGGAACTCTTTATAAACACAATGGACAAGAAGTTGCCATGGAAAGAGGGCTTGAAGTCTTTTCAGAGAAATTGCCGGATTTTATTCGTGCTTTCAAACTTATTAAAACGCCTATGACGGTATTCTGTTGGCGTGGCGGCATGCGCAGTAAGACAGCGGCTACTGTCCTTGATTTAATGGGCATTCATACCACTCGACTAAGTGGAGGGATCCGTTCGTATCGCCAATGGATCGTTCATGAATTGGAAAAGGAGAACTTTCCGCCAAACTTCATTGTATTGAATGGCTATACGGGTACTGGTAAAACAGAGATTTTGAAGCGTCTAGCGAACAATGGCTATCCAGTCATCGATTTCGAACACATTGCTGGTCATCGCGGTTCTATTTTCGGACAAATAGGACTTGAGCCAAGCAATCAAAAAAAATTCGACTCATTATTAGTCCGTGAATTAGAACGTTTTAAAACTGAGCAGTATGTTTTCATAGAAGGCGAGAGCAGACGGATTGGGAAAGTAAGTTTACCGCAATTTATTTATGAGAAAAAGGAAATTGGGATGCAAATTGTCATTCACCTCCCTCTTGAGGAACGGGTCAAAATTGTTTTAGCAGACTATGAACCGTGGAACAACCCGGAACGTTTCAAGGAGGCTTTTCAATTAATTAAAAAACGATTACATACCCCCATTGCCAAGGAGATTGAAACGCATTTGGAAAATGGTGAGTTTGCATGGGTAGTCGAGTTGCTACTTGAACACTATTACGATCCAAGGTATAAACATTCTGGTTATCAAAATACTGACATACAGAAAGTAGATATCGATGCGAAAAATATAGAAGACGCATTTCAAAAAGTTCTTCATACAATCGAGCGAGAGCAATTGCGCCTAGGTGTAATTGCGTCCGAATTTTGA
- the selD gene encoding selenide, water dikinase SelD, with protein sequence MEKTEPVKLTSLTKKGGCGCKIGPADLAEVLRSLPVATPNPNLLVGLDTSDDAGVYKLTDEIAMVQTLDFFTPIVDDPYDFGQIAATNAISDIYAMGGTPITALNIVAFPIATLDKKILTEILRGSGDKLKEAGVTLVGGHSIDDQEPKFGLAVTGIVHPDKVRTNAGAQPGDKLLLTKPIGVGIYTTSLKNGLLSEDEIVYVTKIMTTLNKTAAETMATYDVHAATDVTGFGLLGHASEIAKASDVGIRIFADQVPTLPRTKELAEAGKVPGGTKNNFAHVADVVTYSETMDQFDRWILCDAVTSGGLLIALPGDQASQLLDELQQKGVDARVIGVVTEDNKGRITVI encoded by the coding sequence ATGGAGAAAACTGAACCAGTAAAATTGACTTCCCTTACAAAAAAAGGAGGCTGTGGCTGTAAAATCGGACCTGCAGATTTGGCGGAGGTATTACGTAGCCTACCAGTTGCGACTCCCAATCCTAATTTGCTCGTTGGTCTCGATACGAGCGATGACGCGGGTGTTTATAAACTGACTGATGAAATAGCCATGGTACAGACGCTCGACTTTTTCACGCCAATTGTCGACGATCCTTACGATTTCGGTCAAATTGCTGCAACAAATGCAATCAGTGACATCTACGCAATGGGTGGAACTCCAATTACAGCGCTAAACATCGTTGCTTTTCCAATCGCTACGCTGGATAAAAAAATCCTGACAGAGATCCTTCGTGGTTCCGGTGATAAATTAAAAGAAGCAGGAGTTACACTCGTCGGCGGACATTCAATAGATGATCAAGAACCAAAATTCGGTCTTGCCGTAACCGGAATCGTTCATCCCGATAAAGTACGAACAAATGCCGGTGCACAACCAGGTGATAAATTACTTTTAACAAAACCAATCGGTGTCGGGATTTACACAACTTCATTGAAAAATGGTTTATTATCGGAAGATGAAATTGTCTATGTTACAAAAATTATGACCACACTTAATAAAACGGCGGCAGAAACAATGGCGACATACGATGTCCATGCTGCCACAGATGTAACTGGCTTCGGACTACTTGGACATGCATCTGAAATAGCGAAAGCAAGCGACGTGGGTATTCGAATCTTTGCAGACCAAGTACCAACACTCCCCCGCACAAAAGAACTGGCGGAAGCTGGAAAAGTACCTGGCGGAACAAAGAACAATTTCGCCCACGTAGCGGATGTTGTCACGTACTCGGAAACAATGGACCAATTCGACCGTTGGATTTTATGTGATGCAGTTACTTCTGGTGGACTGCTCATAGCACTCCCTGGAGACCAGGCGAGTCAACTGTTGGATGAACTTCAACAAAAAGGCGTAGACGCACGGGTAATCGGCGTAGTAACAGAAGATAATAAAGGACGGATCACTGTCATTTGA
- the dacB gene encoding D-alanyl-D-alanine carboxypeptidase/D-alanyl-D-alanine-endopeptidase, with product MIQKRIALSLLSVLLFVGMLFTTVPEHSTVSAAVSYEGLENTINTIMADSRMRAASSSVTVRKASTGEIIYQKQGDKGITPASTLKILTAAAALETLGENYRFTTDVLTNGKVTNGILDGNLYLRGTGDPTLLKKDFDDFASKLATLGVKRISGNLVGDDTWFDTIRLSPGIDKNDESYYYAAQISALTVSPNTDYDAGTVIVDAKPAARGKVAKVMLTPETDVVRVVNRSKTVPKGTKNTLKIERQYGTNNIMITGNVPIGSAGRKEWITVSNPTAYALDIFKKSLLAKGINFDPSSKVLRGKTLEESKILVTKNSMPLKSLMRPFMKLSNNSHAEVLAKAMGKMKYGDGSWNAGLRVMRDYAESVGLDVNEWLFEDASGMSHANKVTSAQLTELLYQVRTAPWYGSFAQGLPVAGAPDRFIGGTLRNRMKTGTAKGNVIAKTGSLTNVSALAGYAQTKDGETLIFSVLTQDHKSSTIPILDRIATAITNSTIK from the coding sequence TTGATTCAAAAAAGAATAGCACTATCGTTACTATCTGTATTATTGTTCGTTGGAATGCTATTTACAACGGTTCCAGAACATTCAACCGTGTCTGCAGCTGTTTCGTATGAGGGTTTGGAAAACACCATTAATACGATTATGGCAGATAGTAGAATGCGTGCAGCTTCTAGCAGCGTAACCGTGCGCAAAGCTTCAACTGGGGAAATCATCTACCAAAAACAGGGTGATAAAGGGATTACACCCGCCTCCACGCTGAAAATACTCACAGCAGCGGCAGCACTTGAGACACTTGGTGAAAATTATCGTTTCACTACAGATGTATTAACAAATGGCAAAGTAACAAATGGAATACTAGACGGAAATCTATACCTTCGCGGGACAGGCGATCCTACGTTGTTGAAAAAAGACTTTGATGATTTTGCTTCGAAGTTGGCTACACTTGGAGTCAAACGGATTTCAGGTAATCTGGTAGGGGATGACACTTGGTTCGATACGATTCGTTTATCACCAGGTATTGATAAAAATGATGAATCTTATTACTATGCAGCTCAGATTTCAGCATTGACTGTATCTCCGAATACGGATTACGATGCTGGAACGGTCATTGTAGACGCAAAGCCAGCTGCACGCGGGAAAGTAGCAAAAGTAATGCTAACCCCGGAAACTGACGTTGTTCGAGTGGTCAATCGTTCTAAGACAGTTCCTAAGGGGACTAAAAACACTTTGAAAATTGAACGTCAATACGGTACGAATAACATTATGATTACTGGAAATGTCCCGATTGGTTCCGCTGGCAGGAAAGAGTGGATCACTGTGTCCAACCCAACTGCCTATGCACTTGATATTTTTAAAAAATCATTACTAGCTAAAGGGATAAATTTTGATCCCTCATCTAAAGTATTACGAGGAAAAACTCTAGAAGAATCCAAAATTCTCGTAACTAAAAATTCCATGCCATTAAAGAGCTTGATGAGACCTTTTATGAAATTAAGTAATAACTCACATGCTGAAGTATTGGCGAAGGCAATGGGGAAAATGAAGTATGGGGATGGCAGCTGGAATGCAGGTTTACGGGTGATGCGCGACTATGCTGAGTCAGTCGGTTTAGATGTGAACGAATGGTTGTTTGAAGATGCATCCGGTATGTCCCATGCGAATAAAGTGACATCTGCACAACTGACTGAGTTATTGTATCAAGTGCGAACGGCACCCTGGTACGGGTCGTTTGCGCAAGGACTACCTGTTGCTGGGGCACCGGACCGATTCATCGGAGGTACGCTTAGGAATCGCATGAAAACGGGAACTGCTAAAGGTAATGTCATTGCGAAAACGGGGAGCTTGACAAATGTCAGTGCATTGGCAGGATATGCACAAACAAAAGATGGAGAAACGCTCATTTTCAGTGTCCTAACGCAGGATCACAAATCCAGTACGATTCCTATCCTAGACCGTATTGCAACTGCTATAACTAATTCAACAATTAAATAA
- a CDS encoding neutral zinc metallopeptidase: MEYKGRKGSSNVEDRRGKGKGGIALAGGGIGGLILILIITFLGGSPSEVLNDLQGADSGPSVPYEETAEEKELAEFVSVVLADTEVVWTKLFREQGLEYEEPILVLYTDSVQSACGAAGASVGPFYCPGDHKLYIDLSFYQELQDKFQAPGDFAMAYVVAHEVGHHVQTLLGINEQVSALRPKLSTEEFNKYSVRLELQADYFAGVWARHQKDMNFLEEGDLDEAITAASAVGDDRIQEQAQGYIVPDSFTHGTSEQRKRWFTKGFENGTIEGGDTFKASGL; encoded by the coding sequence GTGGAGTATAAAGGCAGAAAAGGAAGTTCGAATGTTGAAGATCGAAGAGGCAAGGGAAAAGGGGGTATAGCATTAGCCGGGGGCGGTATTGGCGGCTTAATTCTTATACTTATTATTACTTTTCTTGGAGGCAGTCCAAGTGAAGTTTTGAATGACTTACAAGGTGCGGATTCGGGTCCCTCGGTTCCATATGAAGAAACGGCTGAAGAAAAGGAGCTTGCGGAATTTGTTTCAGTAGTTCTTGCAGATACAGAAGTTGTTTGGACAAAATTGTTCCGCGAACAAGGGTTGGAATACGAGGAACCAATCCTCGTGTTATATACAGATAGCGTTCAATCTGCGTGTGGAGCAGCAGGAGCATCCGTTGGACCATTTTATTGTCCAGGCGACCACAAACTTTATATTGATTTAAGTTTCTATCAAGAACTTCAAGACAAGTTCCAAGCTCCTGGGGATTTTGCGATGGCCTATGTTGTGGCGCATGAGGTAGGACATCATGTACAAACCCTATTAGGCATCAATGAGCAAGTGAGTGCTCTTCGCCCAAAACTGAGCACAGAAGAGTTTAATAAATATTCGGTACGCCTTGAATTACAGGCAGATTATTTTGCTGGTGTGTGGGCAAGGCATCAGAAGGACATGAATTTTCTTGAAGAAGGTGATCTTGATGAAGCCATTACAGCAGCGAGTGCTGTAGGTGATGACCGCATTCAGGAACAAGCCCAGGGGTATATTGTCCCCGACAGCTTTACTCACGGAACTTCTGAACAAAGGAAGCGCTGGTTTACTAAAGGATTTGAAAACGGCACCATTGAGGGTGGTGATACATTTAAAGCAAGTGGATTGTAA
- the ilvA gene encoding threonine ammonia-lyase IlvA has translation MNLTKTEPTGIQVEDILIANQLLKDVVAHTPLQKNERLSEKYDCRVYVKREDLQHVRSFKLRGAYYKIKTIEAAALEKGVVCASAGNHAQGVAFACAHLGIDAKIFMPQTTPKQKINQVKMFGRNYVEIILVGDTFDDSSASAVECATAEDRIFIHPFDDYDVIAGQGTVAVEIMNDIEEPVDFVFASIGGGGLMSGLSTYIKNLSPHTRMIGVEPEGAASMKAALKNNEVTTLDTIDKFVDGAAVQSAGQHTFEICRKYLEDIVLVPEGKVCTSILELYNQHAIIVEPAGALSIAALDFYKDEIRGKSVVCVISGGNNDIGRMQEIKDKSLIYEGLLYYFIVNFPQRSGALRQFLDEVLGPDDDITTFEYTKKNNKESGPGLVGIEVKRKSDYEGLIQRMHDCGFSFKEVNNDSTLFELLI, from the coding sequence ATGAATCTAACAAAGACGGAACCAACTGGAATTCAAGTCGAGGATATACTGATTGCCAATCAATTACTAAAAGATGTAGTCGCACATACTCCTCTACAAAAGAATGAACGACTATCAGAAAAATACGACTGTCGAGTCTATGTAAAAAGGGAAGATTTACAACATGTTCGTTCCTTTAAATTACGGGGTGCCTATTATAAAATCAAAACAATAGAAGCAGCTGCGCTTGAAAAAGGTGTTGTCTGTGCCAGCGCTGGTAATCATGCGCAAGGAGTCGCTTTTGCTTGTGCGCATCTAGGTATTGACGCAAAAATATTCATGCCACAGACAACTCCGAAGCAAAAAATTAACCAAGTGAAAATGTTTGGACGGAATTATGTAGAAATCATTTTAGTAGGCGATACATTTGATGATTCATCCGCTTCAGCGGTCGAATGTGCGACTGCTGAAGACAGAATTTTCATCCACCCATTTGACGATTACGATGTCATTGCCGGACAAGGAACAGTCGCGGTTGAAATCATGAATGATATAGAGGAACCTGTTGATTTTGTCTTTGCCAGTATTGGGGGCGGCGGCCTTATGTCTGGTTTGAGTACTTATATTAAAAACCTGTCACCACATACACGTATGATTGGTGTAGAGCCTGAAGGTGCTGCTAGTATGAAAGCAGCATTAAAGAATAATGAAGTGACAACCTTGGATACAATCGATAAATTCGTTGATGGGGCAGCCGTACAAAGTGCCGGCCAACACACATTTGAAATTTGCCGTAAGTACCTGGAAGACATTGTACTAGTTCCAGAAGGTAAAGTGTGTACGTCTATCTTGGAATTATATAACCAACATGCAATTATCGTAGAACCAGCAGGTGCGTTATCTATCGCCGCATTGGATTTTTATAAAGATGAGATTAGGGGGAAGTCTGTCGTATGTGTCATAAGTGGCGGGAATAATGATATTGGTCGAATGCAGGAAATTAAAGATAAATCATTGATTTATGAAGGACTTCTTTATTATTTCATTGTTAACTTTCCTCAGCGTTCTGGTGCGTTACGTCAATTCTTAGATGAAGTACTTGGACCTGACGACGATATCACTACATTTGAATATACAAAGAAAAACAACAAAGAAAGCGGCCCTGGACTTGTAGGCATTGAAGTAAAGAGGAAGTCAGACTACGAAGGACTTATTCAGCGAATGCATGATTGTGGTTTCTCTTTTAAAGAGGTTAACAATGATAGCACATTATTTGAGTTACTTATCTAA
- a CDS encoding diacylglycerol/lipid kinase family protein: MDLLNINDRFGITVAGIGLDARIGQRVNHSFYKPILNKLGLSSFTYTIAAIIELLSFKTFKSTVTIDDMTYTYAITWLTACGNTSSYGGGLVVCPGASPTDSMLNITMLHDVGRMNILMRLFPALLRGQPILRKGVTYRTGKEITIETDRPILAIIDGEVIKSTPLHVAIHEKALNLILTR; the protein is encoded by the coding sequence ATTGATTTATTAAACATAAATGACCGTTTTGGCATTACTGTCGCTGGAATCGGGCTTGATGCAAGGATTGGTCAACGTGTAAATCACTCATTTTACAAACCGATATTAAATAAGCTTGGCTTAAGTTCATTCACTTATACCATTGCTGCGATAATTGAGTTACTGTCATTTAAGACGTTTAAAAGTACAGTCACAATCGATGATATGACCTATACATACGCTATTACCTGGCTCACTGCTTGTGGAAATACTTCCTCCTATGGCGGCGGATTAGTCGTTTGTCCCGGAGCCTCTCCAACAGATAGTATGTTAAATATTACAATGCTTCATGATGTAGGGCGGATGAATATCTTAATGCGCCTATTTCCTGCTTTGCTTCGGGGTCAACCGATTCTCAGGAAAGGCGTTACATACAGAACGGGAAAAGAAATCACAATTGAAACAGACAGGCCAATTCTCGCAATCATCGATGGAGAAGTTATAAAGTCCACCCCACTCCATGTTGCAATTCATGAAAAAGCATTGAATCTTATTCTAACTAGATAA
- a CDS encoding SDR family NAD(P)-dependent oxidoreductase yields MGRVQDKVALVTGGASGIGLSTATLLAKEGAKVVVADFNLEGAKQVAQNILNDGGEAVAVFLDAGSEQSIKDAIDFTVEQFGTITILYNNVGTTNLQKDLDVVNIDLDEWDRLMNVNAKSVLLGSRYAIPHMQKAGGGSIINTASMAAFAGDSVRSAYGASKAAVVNLTKYIATQYGKDNIRCNGVAPGLILTPAAKQNMSQEVLDIFEKYNALPYHGEADDIGNTVLFLASDESKFITGQTIQVEGGHYLSNPSIADFHQLMSQAKS; encoded by the coding sequence ATGGGAAGAGTACAGGATAAAGTTGCATTAGTAACAGGTGGGGCATCAGGTATCGGGTTGTCTACTGCTACACTTCTTGCAAAAGAAGGTGCAAAAGTGGTCGTTGCAGACTTTAATCTGGAAGGTGCGAAACAAGTTGCCCAAAATATCTTAAACGACGGTGGAGAAGCCGTTGCTGTATTTTTGGATGCTGGGAGTGAACAATCAATTAAAGATGCGATTGATTTCACGGTTGAACAGTTTGGTACCATTACAATCCTCTATAACAATGTAGGGACGACAAATTTGCAAAAAGATTTGGATGTCGTGAATATTGATTTAGATGAGTGGGATCGTTTAATGAATGTGAATGCAAAAAGTGTTTTACTAGGAAGCCGATATGCAATTCCACATATGCAAAAAGCAGGCGGAGGTTCTATTATTAATACTGCATCCATGGCTGCCTTTGCGGGGGATTCTGTCCGTTCAGCTTATGGTGCATCGAAGGCTGCAGTTGTAAACTTGACGAAATATATCGCAACGCAATATGGAAAAGACAATATACGTTGTAATGGAGTTGCTCCTGGTTTGATTTTAACACCTGCTGCAAAACAAAATATGTCACAAGAAGTACTTGATATTTTTGAGAAATATAACGCATTACCATACCATGGGGAAGCTGATGATATTGGAAATACCGTCTTATTTTTAGCTTCTGATGAATCCAAGTTTATTACTGGCCAAACGATTCAAGTTGAAGGTGGTCACTATTTAAGCAACCCAAGTATTGCTGACTTTCATCAGTTAATGTCACAAGCAAAATCGTAA
- a CDS encoding SDR family NAD(P)-dependent oxidoreductase, translating to MMKLQDKVAIITGGAGGIGKGMATAFVKEGAKVVIVDLNGELGEQAIKELQVYQPESIFIQANLAEHDKLPEIVKQTVEKFGKLDILVNNAHASTNKPFEEITQADLDLSFNTGFYPTFYLMQAALPYLKETKGKIINFASGAGINGDANQATYAAAKEAIRAITRVTANEFGPFGINVNLIAPLADSPGIQQWAKAQPEAFETMVSKIPLKRLGDLENDIGRAAVFLAGADSDYITGQTLMVDGGITKLR from the coding sequence ATTATGAAACTTCAAGACAAAGTTGCAATTATTACTGGCGGAGCCGGAGGTATTGGTAAAGGGATGGCGACTGCATTCGTAAAAGAAGGTGCTAAAGTTGTCATCGTCGATTTAAATGGGGAATTAGGGGAACAGGCAATTAAGGAATTGCAAGTTTATCAACCGGAATCGATTTTCATCCAAGCGAATTTAGCCGAGCATGATAAATTGCCGGAAATAGTGAAGCAAACCGTCGAGAAATTCGGTAAGTTGGATATTTTAGTAAACAATGCACACGCATCGACAAATAAGCCATTCGAAGAGATTACGCAAGCGGATCTAGACTTATCGTTCAACACAGGATTTTATCCGACGTTCTATTTAATGCAGGCTGCATTGCCTTATTTAAAGGAGACGAAAGGTAAAATCATTAACTTCGCTTCTGGAGCAGGTATAAACGGAGACGCTAACCAAGCTACATACGCTGCGGCAAAAGAAGCAATCCGGGCGATTACGCGTGTTACTGCAAATGAATTTGGTCCATTCGGAATCAATGTGAACTTAATTGCACCACTTGCGGATTCTCCTGGGATTCAGCAATGGGCAAAAGCACAACCTGAAGCTTTCGAAACAATGGTGTCTAAGATTCCGTTAAAACGACTTGGTGACCTAGAAAATGATATCGGGAGGGCTGCTGTATTCTTGGCAGGTGCCGATTCTGATTACATTACAGGACAAACATTAATGGTCGATGGTGGAATTACTAAACTTAGGTAA